The Callithrix jacchus isolate 240 chromosome 7, calJac240_pri, whole genome shotgun sequence DNA window tgctgggattacaagcgtgtgccactgcgcccggccaacctAATGCTGATTATGGCTGTACTATTTATTTGTCCTCCCTCAAAGAAACTCACATGGTCATAGGTACCATTCATCAGCCCAGCAAGTTAGTGGTGAGTAGTGAATTCCTTTCCTTCTAACACTGAACTTTTAGAAAACATGGCACCAAGTTTAGAGGTCTGGCAATCCATCGGACATATTGGGGAAAACACTGGGCTGTGTTATACCGTATTTCAGCTCACAGATCTGGCTGTCCAACTTCTTCAGCTTCTCACAAATCTTCATTGCAGGCATATGCACACTCATTGGGCGCGTGACTTCACTTAGGATCTTCGTGGCTGCATCTTTTGTGGCTCCTAGATAATAGcactaaagaaaaatgaagagaattgAGTGTTCCAGACACTGAAGACAGCAAGGAATGCAAATACAGTATCAAGAAGTAAGAGAGAGGcaggctgagagtggtggctcacacctgtaatcccagcacttcgggagattgaggtaggcagatcagttgaggtcaggagttcgagaccagcctggtcaacacagtgaaacctcatctctgctaaaactacagaaatgagccacacttgcttgcttgaacccagaatgcagaggttgcagtgaaccgagatcgtgccactgcactccagcttgggcgtcagagtgagactccatctcaaaaaaaaaaaaaaaaaaaaaaggaaggacctcattttcttcctttgagaaagAAAGGTTaacctcattttcttcctttgagaaagAAAGGTTAACCTCATTTTCCTGGTCCAGCTATTAAATTTTAACTTCTGCTGACTAAGCCGCCAGGAAACAAGTGACTCCGTTCTCGTGATCATCCTAATTAGAAGTGCCTACAATCCACGTGGTGTTAAAAGACTAATGAGAAGAGCTAACACTGAGTGTGTTCCCTGTGTCAGGTGCTGCTCTCAATGTTTTAAGGTATCAGCTTATTTATGCCTCACAACAGTCCTGTGaagtaagtactattattatccgtATTTTATCCCGAAGCCAACGGAAGACCCCCTATCTAGTAATAGAACAGACAGAGTTATAAAGTCCAACACACTGGCTCTAGAGCCCATGTCTTTTTCCATCAGGCAATTCTGACATTCACGTTCCCTGACTTcaggattttacatttaaaaatataaacattggctgggcatagtggctggcacctgtaatcccagcactttgggagaccaaggcaggtggatcgctggagttcaggagttccaggccagcctgggctacaagacaAAACCCTGACTctccaaacataaataaataaataaatccaaaaattagctgggcgtggtggcatgtgtctgtagtcccagctgcttgcaaggctgaggtagaaggatcacttgagcctgagaggttgaagctgcagatggcgaagatcacaccactgcactccggcctgggagacagagggagacccagtctcaaaataatataGATAGAAAGACCTTAATGATATGGATAAATGGCATGAGCTTTACAACACATTCATGTGACCAGTCAACATGCAGATGTAATTGACAATCTGACAATATTAAGCAAAAAGGAATTGGCCCCAAATTGTCTTTAGTGGTATGAAACAGTGTATTGAAACAAGCCATATGTGTATACCCAGGAAACATCATATTCATctcattagaagaaaatataaatacttcattaattatgtataaataataatgtaaaatattttgataagttTGACTAATTGTCTTCGTAAGAAATGGAAAGCCCATTCACTCTTAACCCAGGATGGTAAATTCTCATTAGGAATGCAGTTTCATaatttcatttaagaaaacataGAATTGGGCTGGgcgtagtagctcatgcctgtaatcccagcactttgggaggctgaggcaggtggatcacttgaggtcaggagttcaagaccagcctggccaacatggagaaaccctgtctgtacaaaaaatacaaaattagctgggtgtggcggcacacgcctgtaatcctagctacttgggaggctgaggcatgagaatgctttggacccagaaggtggaggttgtagtgagtcgagatcgtgatactgcactccagcctgggcaacagagcaagactctgtctcaaaaaaagaaaacatagaattgCTTGCCTGTGGTATACTCAGAAAGCGAAGTACAACTGGAAATATTCTGGATGAAAACACACAGAATTACATGTTACTGGAAGATGGATTTCTGCCTGCTGCATGCTCTACACTGGACATGCTTGAGGCAAACATGTAAGTAGGAGAACATCATGTCtaagaagagaaatgaaactaTTAGCTGTTTTCTTCAAGCACACGGGAAAAATGAAAGGTGAAATTTACCATACCAGgcggttttcttttcctttggtaaCCAAGCAAAAGCTGATCAATTCTTTCTCTATAGTGTCCAGCGAAAAGTCAACTCCTCTGTCTATCAGTGACTTGTAGAATCGGTTCAAGAATTCTTGACATACTAGAAGGAACAAACAAAATGTCTGTATGCACAACTTAACCACTACCACACCTATGCGTATGACCCACTAACCACATTAAAAAGTCCATATGGCTCAATGCCTCATGACAATGGATTCAACTGATTTtgggcccaggcatggtggctcacacccgtaattccagcactttgggaggcagcagcaggaggaccacctgagcccaggaatttgaaac harbors:
- the CDNF gene encoding cerebral dopamine neurotrophic factor isoform X3, which gives rise to MWCASPAAVVAFCAGLWVSHPVLVQGQETGGQPRADCEVCQEFLNRFYKSLIDRGVDFSLDTIEKELISFCLVTKGKENRLCYYLGATKDAATKILSEVTRPMSVHMPAMKICEKLKKLDSQICELKYEKKLDLASVDLRKMRVAELKQILHSWGEECRACAEKTDYVNMIQELAPKGK